The bacterium DNA segment GTGGCCGACTTCCGGCCGGACCGTGTGCTGCACCTGGCGGGACAGAGCGCGCAGGGCCACGCCCTCGCCGATCCGGCGCCGAGCGCGCGCGTGAACGTGCTGGGCACCTTGCATCTGCTCGAAGCCCTGCGCCGGGGAGCCCCGACTGCCCGGCTGCTCGTGGCCTCCTCGGGGGAGGTCTACGGGAGTCCGGGGCCGGAGCCCGTGGGCGAGGAGGCCCCCGTCGCCCCGGTGAACCCCTACGGCGCCAGCAAGGCGGCCATGGAGGTGCTTGTCGGTCAGGCCGCGCGCGCCTGGGGCGCCCGGGCCGTGATCGCCCGCAGCTTCCCGCACGTGGGCCCCGGCCAGCGGCCCGACTTCGCGCTGCCGGCCTTCGCGCGCCAGGTGGCCCGCATCGAAACCGGGCGCCAGCAGCCGCAACTTCGGGTGGGCAACCTGGAGGCCCGCCGCGATTTCCTGGACGTCGAGGACGTGGTGGCGGCCTATCTCTTGCTCCTCGATCCCGCGCTGGCCGTACCGCCGGGGGAGGTCTACAACGTCTGTTCGGGCCGGGCGCGCAGCATTCGCGAAGGTTTGGAGGGGCTCATTGCCCTGGCGCGAGTGCCCGGCGGCGGGCGCATCGCGGTGGAGACGGACCCGGCCCTCCTCCGCCCGGTGGACCAGCCGGTGCTGCACGGCCGTCCCGACAAGCTGAAGGCGGCGACCGGCTGGTCGCCGCGCTACGATTTCCCAACCTTGCTCGAGCGCGTGCTCGCGGACTGGCGCCGCCGCACGGCGGAGGAGAGGGCGTGACGCACATCCTGATGATCGGCACCGGCTACGTGGGGCTCGTGTCCGGGGCCTGCATGGCGGACTTCGGCAACACGGTCGTCTGCTACGACATCGACAAGGCGAAGCTCGACACGCTGAGCCGCGGCGAGATCCCCTTCTACGAGCCGGGACTGGCCGAGCTGGTGCAGCGCAATCGCGACGCCGGCCGCCTGCGCTTCACCACCGAGCTGGACGCCGCCGTCGCCGAGTGCCAGGTGATCGTCATCGCCGTGGGCACGCCGGAGAATCCCGACGGCAGCGCGGACCTGAGCTTCGTCTTCTCCGTGGCCGATTCCATCGGCCAGCGCCTGGACGGCTACCGCGTCATCGTGCAGAAGAGCACCGTGCCCGTGGGGACGAACCGCGAGATCCGCCGGCGCATCGCCGCCGCCGCGCCGCCGGGCGCCGATTTCGACATGGTCGCCAACCCCGAGTTCCTCCGCGAGGGCTCGGCGATCGGCGACTTCCTGCGCCCGAATCGCGTCGTCATCGGCGCCGACAGCGAGCGCGCGCTGCGCCTGATGCGCGAGGTCTACCGGCCGCTCTATCTCAATGAGACCCCCGTGCTCTCGACCGACATCAGGAGCGCGGAGATGATCAAGTACGCGGCCAACGCCTTCCTTGCCGCGAAGATCTCCTTCATCAACGAGGTGGCCGAGCTCTGCGAGGAAGT contains these protein-coding regions:
- a CDS encoding NAD-dependent epimerase/dehydratase family protein; translation: MRTLVTGASGFVGRHLLPRLIAAGDTVLGLGLDPENGASPPPGASWERLDILDAPALAARVADFRPDRVLHLAGQSAQGHALADPAPSARVNVLGTLHLLEALRRGAPTARLLVASSGEVYGSPGPEPVGEEAPVAPVNPYGASKAAMEVLVGQAARAWGARAVIARSFPHVGPGQRPDFALPAFARQVARIETGRQQPQLRVGNLEARRDFLDVEDVVAAYLLLLDPALAVPPGEVYNVCSGRARSIREGLEGLIALARVPGGGRIAVETDPALLRPVDQPVLHGRPDKLKAATGWSPRYDFPTLLERVLADWRRRTAEERA
- a CDS encoding UDP-glucose/GDP-mannose dehydrogenase family protein → MIGTGYVGLVSGACMADFGNTVVCYDIDKAKLDTLSRGEIPFYEPGLAELVQRNRDAGRLRFTTELDAAVAECQVIVIAVGTPENPDGSADLSFVFSVADSIGQRLDGYRVIVQKSTVPVGTNREIRRRIAAAAPPGADFDMVANPEFLREGSAIGDFLRPNRVVIGADSERALRLMREVYRPLYLNETPVLSTDIRSAEMIKYAANAFLAAKISFINEVAELCEEVGADVQVVARGMGLDQRIGAKFLHAGAGFGGSCFPKDTKALLTMGKQHGAPMGLVAASIEANERQPRRAVAKLAALAGGEDKLAGMQVAILGLSFKPNTDDVREAAALKIIALLRAKGARVRAFDPVAGENAKRALPDLELAAGTYECLEGADALVIVTEWNEFRVLDLDRVAGLLTQKLVVDCRNIFTPALMAEAGLAYASFGRGGKAGA